The Morganella morganii sequence TGCCTCACTGAAGCAGAAGCGGCCGTATATTCTGGTCGGGGCTTTTGTGGTGGGAATGCTGCTGACACCACCGGATGTGTTCTCGCAGACGCTGCTGGCTATCCCGATGTATCTGTTGTTTGAAATCGGTGTGTTCTTTGCCCGTTTCTATGTACCGCGCAGTAAAGCACAACCGCAGGATGAAGAAGCCGAAGAGTAATGCGATACTGCTTCAGGTAAAAACCGCCTTAATAACAGGGCGGTTTTTTGTTTCCGGGTGACGGAGATACTCAGAGTTTCCGGATAAAGCTGGTGTTATCCACTTTTTTGGTCAGCTCTTTACTGATCAGCGTCAGCAGCAGCACGGAGCGGGTGTCGCCGTCCGGCTCCTGATAAATCGCTTCCAGGCCTTTAAACATCCCTTCAGTGATTTCCACAATATCTCCGGGCTGCGGAACATTTTGCTCTGACAGGCTGACACATTCGGCATTTTTCAGCTCTTCAATCAATGATGCGGGAACAACGGCAGGCAGTGGTCCGAAACGGACGAAATGATTGACGCCGCGCGTTGAGTTAATCGTGGTTGTATGAATAGTCTCGGGATCAAAAGAAATAAACAGGTAATTCGGGAACAGGGGCTCATTGACCGTCACACGTTTGCCGCGAACCACTTTTTCAATATTCGCCATCGGTGTCAGGCATTCCACCTGCTGCCGCTGCAAATGTTCCATTGCCCGCGGAAGTTGTCCGCGTTTGCAGTACAATAAATACCAATCCTTCATTACGCTATCCAACACAAACGGGGGCTTATATAAAGCCTGATAATAACAAATTTGTTTTACTATGAATGCAACAAATGGTGATTTAAGACAAATGAGTGTGAATTCAGTCCCTTATTTGAGTTGCTTTTTACCGTAGAATGATGTCATTTAATGAGTTATAAACTAATTATCATATTTATAATGACAGAATAATAAGGGCAATGTCGATGGACATTTTTTTACTCAGTAACGGCAAACTTTCCGGTAATCCGCAATGGCTCAGCTATGCACAGGAGCGCATCCGGGCAATGATAAAAACCCGCGGGATCCGCTCTGCGGTACTGATTGCATATGCCGTTATCCGTGCAGATCACGACCAGCGTGCCCGTGAACTTTCCGAAGCGCTGGGCATTGATGTTACCTGCATCGAACATTTTGATTCCCCGGTTCAGGCTGTCGAAAATGCGGAATGCATTCTTGTCAGCGGCGGAAATACCTGGCTGCTGAATCAGTTACTGCATGAGAATGGCCTGGTTGTGCCAATCCAGCGCGCGATTCGTGAACGGAATATTCCGTATATCGGCTGGAGTGCCGGGTGTAACGTTGCCACGCCGAGCATCCGGACCACCAATGATATGCCGGTACGTAACTGTGTGGTGATGCCGTCTCTGGGGCTGTTCCCTGTTCAGATTAACCCTCACTATATTGATGCGGTCATCAGCGGCCATATGGGTGAAACCCGTGATGAGCGGATTGCGGAATTTTGTGCCATCAATCCGGATGAGATTGTTGTGGCGCTGCGTGAAGGCAGCGGCTTCCATATCACCGGAAATGAGCTGCACTACTTCAGCGGCAAAAATGAAGGATTCAAACTCTTTCAGCACAACAAAACATTCCCGGAACAATTTGATACCAGCGCCCTGGCAGACCGGGTTCCGTTCCGCTGCTGTTGATCCCTGTACTTGTAACAGTGGGCGGGATTCCTATAATGGAGTCCCTTCCACCTGCTGACAGATTAATAACATAATGAAATATCGGGACCTGAGAGATTTTCTCACCATTCTGGAAAGTCAGGGCGAGCTTAAACGGATCAAAACTGAAGTCGATCCTTACCTCGAAATGACGGAAATTGCTGATCGCACACTGCGTGCGGGCGGCCCTGCATTGCTGTTTGAAAATCCGAAAGGTTATTCAATGCCGGTGCTCTGTAATCTGTTCGGCACAACCAAACGGGTTGCGATGGGAATGGGGCAGGAAGATGTCAAAGCACTGCATGATGTCGGTAAACTGCTGGCTTTCCTGAAAGAACCGGATCCGCCGAAAGGGTTCCGTGATCTTATCGATAAGCTGCCGAAGTTTAAGCAGGTTCTCAATATGCCGACCAAACGGCTGAGTTCCGCACCGTGTCAGACGCATGTTTTCACCGGCGATGACGTGGATCTGACAAAAATCCCGGTTATGCATTGCTGGCCGGATGATGCGGCACCGCTGATTACCTGGGGACTGACCGTCACCCGGGGGCCGTTTAAAGATCGCCAGAATTTAGGTATTTACCGCCAGCAGGTTCTGGGGAAAAATAAACTGATTATGCGCTGGTTATCGCATCGCGGCGGCGCACTCGATTTTCAGGAATGGTGTCAGGCACACCCGGGGGAACGTTTCCCTGTTGCGGTGGCCTTGGGCGCTGATCCTGCGACAATTCTCGGTGCGGTGACGCCGGTTCCGGATACCTTATCCGAATACGCCTTTGCGGGGTTACTGCGCGGTAATAAATCCGAAGTGGTGAAATGCATTTCTAATGACCTGGAAGTTCCTGCCGGTGCTGAAATTATCCTTGAAGGGTATATTGAGCCGGGCGAAACCGCACCGGAAGGGCCGTACGGGGATCATACCGGTTATTATAATGAAGTGGATTATTTCCCTGTCTTCACGGTCACACATATTACCCAGCGTGATGAACCTATCTATCACTCAACCTATACCGGTCGTCCGCCGGATGAGCCGGCAACTCTGGGTGTGGCACTGAATGAAGTGCTGGTGCCGATTCTGCAGAAACAGTTCCCTGAAATTGTCGATTTTTATCTGCCGCCGGAAGGGTGTTCATACCGCCTGGCCGTTGTCACCATGAAAAAGCAGTATGCGGGACATGCAAAGCGGGTCATGATGGGAGTCTGGTCGTATTTACGGCAATTTATGTACACTAAATTTGTCATTGTCTGCGATGATGATATCAATGCCCGTGACTGGAATGATGTGATCTGGGCGATCACCACCCGGATGGATCCGGCCCGGGACACTGTCATGATGGAGAATACCCCGATTGACTATCTCGATTTTGCATCTCCGGTATCGGGGCTGGGGTCGAAGATGGGACTGGATGCAACAAATAAATGGCCCGGCGAAACCTCGCGCGAGTGGGGCAAACCGATTGTTATGACCGATGAAGTCAGACAACGTGTTGACGCCATATGGGACGAATTAAATATTCTCGATAATTGAGGGAGCACATGGCAACGTTAAACTGCAAAGTTACCTCTGTTGAATCTATAACGGATACGGTATACCGCATAAAATTATTACCGGATGGTGATTTTTCATTCAAAGCCGGGCAATATCTGATGGTGGTGATGGATGAACGGGATAAGCGCCCGTTCTCAATGGCATCCGCGCCGTCATCCCGGCAGGAAATTGAGCTGCATATCGGAGCATCCGAATTTAATCTTTATGCGATGGCGGTGATGGACCGGATCCTGGATAACCGCCGGGTGACCATTGATATCCCGCACGGCAAAGCCTGGTTCCGGGAAAACAGTGACGCACCGATGCTCCTGATTGCCGGAGGAACCGGTTTTTCTTACACCCGTTCTGTTCTGCTGGCGGCACTGGAAGAAAATTCGCAGCGTGATATCACGTTTTACTGGGGTGCCAGAGAGCATGTTTATCTCTATGACCTCGGTGAATTGCAGGCTCTCGCCGAAACACATCCGAACCTGAAAATTATCCCTGTTGTTGAACAGCCGGATGATACCTGGCGCGGGCGCACCGGTACTGTGCTCAGTGCGGTGCTGGATGATTTTGGTTCACTGGCCGGAAAAGATATCTATATTGCCGGTCGTTTTGAAATGGCCAAAATCGCCCGCGAACGTTTCTGCCAGGAGCGTGGTGCAGATGCCGGCCGCCTGTTTGGTGATGCATTCGAGTTTATTTAAAGAAAATCCCGCCCCCTGACGGCGGGAGTATGCTGATAACAGGTCAGCTAAACAGTTAAAGCAGTATCAGCGACGTATTGTGCCGTGTGATGAAGCAGAAAACGTCGCTGTTATTTATAACGTTCTCAGTGATCAGCTGCGGACACGTTCAATCACGGTTGCTATCCCCTGACCGAAACCAATACACATCGTTGCCAGGCCGAACTGCGCATCCCGCTGCTCCATGACCGTCAGCAGTGAATTGATAATCCGGGTGCCGGAACAGCCGAGCGGATGCCCGAGTGCAATCGCGCCGCCATGCAGATTCACTTTGTCATCATAACAGTCAGATAATCCCATACCTTTCAGGCAGGCAAGTGCCTGTGCCGCAAATGCTTCGTTCAGTTCGATAACATCAATATCTGCCAGCGTCAGCCCGGCCTTTTTCAGAACTGCCTGTGTTGCCTGTACCGGTCCGTATCCCATCAGTGCCGGTTCACAGCCGGTAACACTCATCGCCCGAATCACCGCCCGCGGAGATAAACCATGCTCACGGGCATAGTGCTCCCCGGACAGCAGAGTTACGGATGCACCATCTGAGATTGCTGAGGAATTACCGGCGGTGACTGTACCGCTGACCGGATCAAATACCGGACTCAATGCCGAAAGTTCAGCAAGACTGCCGTTATCGCGTACGGTTTCATCCCGGGTGGCAATGACAGGTACTCCGGCCTGGTTATGACCCTGAACCGGATGGATTTCACGGCTGAATCTGCTATCACGGAATGCCTGTGCGGCCCGCTGATGTGAACGCAGAGCAAATTCATCCTGTGACTCACGGCTGACAGAAAACTGTCGTGCCAGTGCTTCGGCTGTCAGCCCCATCATGCCGGACGCTTTGGCCGTGTGCAGTGCGGCAGCCGGATTGATATCGATACCCTGTGTCATCGGGATATGACCCATATGTTCAACACCTCCTGCAAGTGCCAGTTTACCGTCACCGGTCTGAATCAGGCGGGCGGCATCATGCAGGGCCTGCATTGATGAACCGCACAGGCGGTTCACAGTGACGGCAGGCACGGTGTGCGGGATCTCTGTCAGCAGGGCGGCATGACGGGCTATGTTAAACCCCTGTTCCCCGGTCTGCTGCACACACCCCCAGATAATGTCATCAATATCGGCTGCATTGATATTGTTACGCTTTATCACTGCACTCATCACTTCTGCTGAGAGTGTGTCCGCACGGACATGCCGGAATATACCGTTTTTTGAGCGGCCCATTGAGGTGCGGAGACCATCAATTATCATGACTTTTTCCATATAAACCTCACTGTGCAGTAACAGGGTGACTATCCGGTTGCGGATAATAAGGAGTGTTATTAACAGCATGTGCCCGCAGACTGTCCGGAATGGTATAAAGCGGACCCAGTGTGCTGTATTGCTCTGCTTTTTCACAGAAAGCGCGGGTGCTGGTATCATCCAGATAACGGAAAATACCTCCCCGGAACGGCGGAAAACCAAGGCCGTAGACCAGAGCCAGGTCTGCTTCTGCCGGGCTGCTGATAATGCCTTCCTCGTAGCAGCGGATAACTTCGTTCACCATCGGAATCATCAGGCGGTCGATAATCTCGTCTGCAGTAAAGTCACGGGGCGTGCGTCCCAGTGGTGCAAGCACTTCTTCGAGCTGCTCATCGGGCTGTTTCTGCAGGTGGCCTTTGCCGTCATCAATATGGCGGTAAAACCCGAGGCGGCTTTTTTGCCCCAGCCGTTTCAGTCCGGCAAACAGACTGATGACATTGTGCTCTTCAACGACCATCCGGCCCGGATAGCCCTCAGCCATCACATGCTGTACATGATTAGCCGTATCCAGTCCGACAACATCGAGCAACAGCGCCGGTCCCATCGGCCAGCCGAATTCCTGTTCCATCACACGGTCAACCGTTTTAATATCCGCTCCGCCGGAGACCAGCAGAGAAAAGGCGTTCAGATACGGAAACAGTACCCGGTTGATAAAGAATCCCGGACAATCTCCCACCACAACCGGTGTTTTTCCCATTTTGTGGGCGTAGTGCACCACAGCGGCGATTGTATCGTCTGAGGTTTTCTCTCCCCGGATCACTTCAACCAGCGGCATTTTAGGTACGGGATTGAAAAAATGCATTCCGCA is a genomic window containing:
- the fre gene encoding NAD(P)H-flavin reductase, whose product is MATLNCKVTSVESITDTVYRIKLLPDGDFSFKAGQYLMVVMDERDKRPFSMASAPSSRQEIELHIGASEFNLYAMAVMDRILDNRRVTIDIPHGKAWFRENSDAPMLLIAGGTGFSYTRSVLLAALEENSQRDITFYWGAREHVYLYDLGELQALAETHPNLKIIPVVEQPDDTWRGRTGTVLSAVLDDFGSLAGKDIYIAGRFEMAKIARERFCQERGADAGRLFGDAFEFI
- the rfaH gene encoding transcription/translation regulatory transformer protein RfaH, which produces MKDWYLLYCKRGQLPRAMEHLQRQQVECLTPMANIEKVVRGKRVTVNEPLFPNYLFISFDPETIHTTTINSTRGVNHFVRFGPLPAVVPASLIEELKNAECVSLSEQNVPQPGDIVEITEGMFKGLEAIYQEPDGDTRSVLLLTLISKELTKKVDNTSFIRKL
- the fadA gene encoding acetyl-CoA C-acyltransferase FadA, which gives rise to MEKVMIIDGLRTSMGRSKNGIFRHVRADTLSAEVMSAVIKRNNINAADIDDIIWGCVQQTGEQGFNIARHAALLTEIPHTVPAVTVNRLCGSSMQALHDAARLIQTGDGKLALAGGVEHMGHIPMTQGIDINPAAALHTAKASGMMGLTAEALARQFSVSRESQDEFALRSHQRAAQAFRDSRFSREIHPVQGHNQAGVPVIATRDETVRDNGSLAELSALSPVFDPVSGTVTAGNSSAISDGASVTLLSGEHYAREHGLSPRAVIRAMSVTGCEPALMGYGPVQATQAVLKKAGLTLADIDVIELNEAFAAQALACLKGMGLSDCYDDKVNLHGGAIALGHPLGCSGTRIINSLLTVMEQRDAQFGLATMCIGFGQGIATVIERVRS
- the ubiD gene encoding 4-hydroxy-3-polyprenylbenzoate decarboxylase — protein: MKYRDLRDFLTILESQGELKRIKTEVDPYLEMTEIADRTLRAGGPALLFENPKGYSMPVLCNLFGTTKRVAMGMGQEDVKALHDVGKLLAFLKEPDPPKGFRDLIDKLPKFKQVLNMPTKRLSSAPCQTHVFTGDDVDLTKIPVMHCWPDDAAPLITWGLTVTRGPFKDRQNLGIYRQQVLGKNKLIMRWLSHRGGALDFQEWCQAHPGERFPVAVALGADPATILGAVTPVPDTLSEYAFAGLLRGNKSEVVKCISNDLEVPAGAEIILEGYIEPGETAPEGPYGDHTGYYNEVDYFPVFTVTHITQRDEPIYHSTYTGRPPDEPATLGVALNEVLVPILQKQFPEIVDFYLPPEGCSYRLAVVTMKKQYAGHAKRVMMGVWSYLRQFMYTKFVIVCDDDINARDWNDVIWAITTRMDPARDTVMMENTPIDYLDFASPVSGLGSKMGLDATNKWPGETSREWGKPIVMTDEVRQRVDAIWDELNILDN
- the pepE gene encoding dipeptidase PepE, whose translation is MDIFLLSNGKLSGNPQWLSYAQERIRAMIKTRGIRSAVLIAYAVIRADHDQRARELSEALGIDVTCIEHFDSPVQAVENAECILVSGGNTWLLNQLLHENGLVVPIQRAIRERNIPYIGWSAGCNVATPSIRTTNDMPVRNCVVMPSLGLFPVQINPHYIDAVISGHMGETRDERIAEFCAINPDEIVVALREGSGFHITGNELHYFSGKNEGFKLFQHNKTFPEQFDTSALADRVPFRCC